The Engystomops pustulosus chromosome 4, aEngPut4.maternal, whole genome shotgun sequence genome contains a region encoding:
- the LOC140127183 gene encoding transmembrane protein 53-A-like isoform X2, whose amino-acid sequence MVMVLESVMCALRYAVCSAAFYLRKGRFLQYQARTLPIDLTMKAASGSVPQEKALTNSLSPCVKKYSESLTLYTNPEASENDPSARPLLLFLPWLGSNARSHEKYIQIYFKLGFDVLVAESSLSHFLWPKTGLTYAGCLLDKLMREKDLCSRKLYLHAMSIGGYTFAQMLVASSKEQQEVLKRIHGQVFDSLVVGSMEKMATGVARMVSKPLFEPLLVRVTLLYFSLLKAHTADYYDKGIQAFWENPVNCPALFFYCMNDPMSDHTTVDKLLQAWEKKGIKVQGKNWETSVHAGHLRRHTQEYTDILNNFINDLQAIVPKSKL is encoded by the exons ggtcgTTTTTTACAATATCAAGCAAGGACATTACCTATTGACCTAACTATGAAAGCTGCTTCCGGATCTGTCCCTCAGGAAAAAGCTTTGACCAACTCATTGTCTCCTTGTGTGAAAAAATACTCAGAATCGCTCACCCTGTACACCAACCCAGAAGCATCTGAAAATGACCCATCTGCTCGTCCATTGTTACTGTTTCTTCCTTGGCTGGGCTCAAATGCTCGATCTCATGAGAAGTATATCCAGATTTACTTTAAACTGGGCTTTGATGTTTTAGTGGCAGAGAGCTCTTTGTCACATTTTTTATGGCCCAAGACAGGGCTAACTTATGCAGGATGTTTACTAGACAAACTGATGAGAGAAAAGGATCTTTGTTCACGTAAACTTTATCTCCATGCAATGTCCATTGGAGGTTACACATTTGCACAGATGTTGGTGGCGTCTTCCAAGGAGCAGCAGGAAGTGCTAAAAAGGATCCACGGCCAAGTGTTTGACAGCCTGGTAGTTGGCAGTATGGAAAAAATGGCAACAG GTGTGGCACGCATGGTTTCTAAGCCTCTTTTTGAGCCATTACTTGTACGTGTAACACTACTTTACTTCTCACTACTCAAAGCCCATACTGCAGATTACTATGATAAAGGAATTCAAGCCTTTTGGGAAAATCCTGttaactgtcctgctctgtttttCTACTGCATGAATGACCCGATGAGTGACCATACTACTGTGGATAAGCTCCTACAGGCATGGGAGAAGAAAGGAATCAAAGTACAGGGCAAGAATTGGGAGACCTCAGTACATGCAGGACATCTCCGAAGGCATACACAGGAGTACACAGATATCCTGAATAATTTCATCAATGATCTACAGGCTATAGTGCCAAAAAGCAAACTCTAG
- the LOC140127183 gene encoding transmembrane protein 53-A-like isoform X3: MRELPKSKQEVTPRPGRFLQYQARTLPIDLTMKAASGSVPQEKALTNSLSPCVKKYSESLTLYTNPEASENDPSARPLLLFLPWLGSNARSHEKYIQIYFKLGFDVLVAESSLSHFLWPKTGLTYAGCLLDKLMREKDLCSRKLYLHAMSIGGYTFAQMLVASSKEQQEVLKRIHGQVFDSLVVGSMEKMATGVARMVSKPLFEPLLVRVTLLYFSLLKAHTADYYDKGIQAFWENPVNCPALFFYCMNDPMSDHTTVDKLLQAWEKKGIKVQGKNWETSVHAGHLRRHTQEYTDILNNFINDLQAIVPKSKL, translated from the exons ggtcgTTTTTTACAATATCAAGCAAGGACATTACCTATTGACCTAACTATGAAAGCTGCTTCCGGATCTGTCCCTCAGGAAAAAGCTTTGACCAACTCATTGTCTCCTTGTGTGAAAAAATACTCAGAATCGCTCACCCTGTACACCAACCCAGAAGCATCTGAAAATGACCCATCTGCTCGTCCATTGTTACTGTTTCTTCCTTGGCTGGGCTCAAATGCTCGATCTCATGAGAAGTATATCCAGATTTACTTTAAACTGGGCTTTGATGTTTTAGTGGCAGAGAGCTCTTTGTCACATTTTTTATGGCCCAAGACAGGGCTAACTTATGCAGGATGTTTACTAGACAAACTGATGAGAGAAAAGGATCTTTGTTCACGTAAACTTTATCTCCATGCAATGTCCATTGGAGGTTACACATTTGCACAGATGTTGGTGGCGTCTTCCAAGGAGCAGCAGGAAGTGCTAAAAAGGATCCACGGCCAAGTGTTTGACAGCCTGGTAGTTGGCAGTATGGAAAAAATGGCAACAG GTGTGGCACGCATGGTTTCTAAGCCTCTTTTTGAGCCATTACTTGTACGTGTAACACTACTTTACTTCTCACTACTCAAAGCCCATACTGCAGATTACTATGATAAAGGAATTCAAGCCTTTTGGGAAAATCCTGttaactgtcctgctctgtttttCTACTGCATGAATGACCCGATGAGTGACCATACTACTGTGGATAAGCTCCTACAGGCATGGGAGAAGAAAGGAATCAAAGTACAGGGCAAGAATTGGGAGACCTCAGTACATGCAGGACATCTCCGAAGGCATACACAGGAGTACACAGATATCCTGAATAATTTCATCAATGATCTACAGGCTATAGTGCCAAAAAGCAAACTCTAG
- the LOC140127183 gene encoding transmembrane protein 53-A-like isoform X1 — MRELPKSKQEVTPRPVSAFTLRQPANYEGRFLQYQARTLPIDLTMKAASGSVPQEKALTNSLSPCVKKYSESLTLYTNPEASENDPSARPLLLFLPWLGSNARSHEKYIQIYFKLGFDVLVAESSLSHFLWPKTGLTYAGCLLDKLMREKDLCSRKLYLHAMSIGGYTFAQMLVASSKEQQEVLKRIHGQVFDSLVVGSMEKMATGVARMVSKPLFEPLLVRVTLLYFSLLKAHTADYYDKGIQAFWENPVNCPALFFYCMNDPMSDHTTVDKLLQAWEKKGIKVQGKNWETSVHAGHLRRHTQEYTDILNNFINDLQAIVPKSKL; from the exons ggtcgTTTTTTACAATATCAAGCAAGGACATTACCTATTGACCTAACTATGAAAGCTGCTTCCGGATCTGTCCCTCAGGAAAAAGCTTTGACCAACTCATTGTCTCCTTGTGTGAAAAAATACTCAGAATCGCTCACCCTGTACACCAACCCAGAAGCATCTGAAAATGACCCATCTGCTCGTCCATTGTTACTGTTTCTTCCTTGGCTGGGCTCAAATGCTCGATCTCATGAGAAGTATATCCAGATTTACTTTAAACTGGGCTTTGATGTTTTAGTGGCAGAGAGCTCTTTGTCACATTTTTTATGGCCCAAGACAGGGCTAACTTATGCAGGATGTTTACTAGACAAACTGATGAGAGAAAAGGATCTTTGTTCACGTAAACTTTATCTCCATGCAATGTCCATTGGAGGTTACACATTTGCACAGATGTTGGTGGCGTCTTCCAAGGAGCAGCAGGAAGTGCTAAAAAGGATCCACGGCCAAGTGTTTGACAGCCTGGTAGTTGGCAGTATGGAAAAAATGGCAACAG GTGTGGCACGCATGGTTTCTAAGCCTCTTTTTGAGCCATTACTTGTACGTGTAACACTACTTTACTTCTCACTACTCAAAGCCCATACTGCAGATTACTATGATAAAGGAATTCAAGCCTTTTGGGAAAATCCTGttaactgtcctgctctgtttttCTACTGCATGAATGACCCGATGAGTGACCATACTACTGTGGATAAGCTCCTACAGGCATGGGAGAAGAAAGGAATCAAAGTACAGGGCAAGAATTGGGAGACCTCAGTACATGCAGGACATCTCCGAAGGCATACACAGGAGTACACAGATATCCTGAATAATTTCATCAATGATCTACAGGCTATAGTGCCAAAAAGCAAACTCTAG
- the LOC140127183 gene encoding transmembrane protein 53-A-like isoform X4: protein MKAASGSVPQEKALTNSLSPCVKKYSESLTLYTNPEASENDPSARPLLLFLPWLGSNARSHEKYIQIYFKLGFDVLVAESSLSHFLWPKTGLTYAGCLLDKLMREKDLCSRKLYLHAMSIGGYTFAQMLVASSKEQQEVLKRIHGQVFDSLVVGSMEKMATGVARMVSKPLFEPLLVRVTLLYFSLLKAHTADYYDKGIQAFWENPVNCPALFFYCMNDPMSDHTTVDKLLQAWEKKGIKVQGKNWETSVHAGHLRRHTQEYTDILNNFINDLQAIVPKSKL, encoded by the exons ATGAAAGCTGCTTCCGGATCTGTCCCTCAGGAAAAAGCTTTGACCAACTCATTGTCTCCTTGTGTGAAAAAATACTCAGAATCGCTCACCCTGTACACCAACCCAGAAGCATCTGAAAATGACCCATCTGCTCGTCCATTGTTACTGTTTCTTCCTTGGCTGGGCTCAAATGCTCGATCTCATGAGAAGTATATCCAGATTTACTTTAAACTGGGCTTTGATGTTTTAGTGGCAGAGAGCTCTTTGTCACATTTTTTATGGCCCAAGACAGGGCTAACTTATGCAGGATGTTTACTAGACAAACTGATGAGAGAAAAGGATCTTTGTTCACGTAAACTTTATCTCCATGCAATGTCCATTGGAGGTTACACATTTGCACAGATGTTGGTGGCGTCTTCCAAGGAGCAGCAGGAAGTGCTAAAAAGGATCCACGGCCAAGTGTTTGACAGCCTGGTAGTTGGCAGTATGGAAAAAATGGCAACAG GTGTGGCACGCATGGTTTCTAAGCCTCTTTTTGAGCCATTACTTGTACGTGTAACACTACTTTACTTCTCACTACTCAAAGCCCATACTGCAGATTACTATGATAAAGGAATTCAAGCCTTTTGGGAAAATCCTGttaactgtcctgctctgtttttCTACTGCATGAATGACCCGATGAGTGACCATACTACTGTGGATAAGCTCCTACAGGCATGGGAGAAGAAAGGAATCAAAGTACAGGGCAAGAATTGGGAGACCTCAGTACATGCAGGACATCTCCGAAGGCATACACAGGAGTACACAGATATCCTGAATAATTTCATCAATGATCTACAGGCTATAGTGCCAAAAAGCAAACTCTAG